A single Anatilimnocola floriformis DNA region contains:
- a CDS encoding TerC family protein translates to MNFLPLLDCLPLGLIDILGQKLEASDLAVVGLLILLEGVLSIDNALVLGLLAKRLPAHQRSRALSYGLIGAFVFRVIAICTASLLLQLPFVKFIGGAYLVYIAVKHLFFEGKQEGEDEVKLDEHGHPIVTEEDTSTGKTFVGAAFWPTVLVIELTDIAFAVDSILAAMALAGGHVEKLWVVITGGIIGVVLMRFAAAIFIKLLEKFPRFETSAYLLVVVIGIKLLADWTANSDWSFDKHFADKWIGGAKPTFVAIEKSRRETTHNYEHWLEQSYPLHIVPEEKRIELEIDAAKAKDEKKVPDLEKKLADFREKHIPHLLDFHDLRRPECSSFWLIMVLCFCFGFLPGKKH, encoded by the coding sequence ATGAATTTCCTTCCGCTGCTGGATTGCCTTCCTTTGGGCCTGATCGACATTCTGGGTCAAAAGCTCGAAGCTTCTGACCTGGCCGTGGTGGGCCTGCTCATCTTGCTGGAAGGCGTGCTGTCGATCGACAACGCGCTCGTGCTCGGCCTGCTGGCCAAACGCTTGCCGGCCCATCAACGGTCGCGGGCCCTGAGCTACGGCTTGATCGGCGCATTCGTGTTTCGCGTGATCGCCATCTGCACTGCGAGCTTGCTGTTGCAGTTGCCATTTGTGAAGTTCATCGGCGGAGCTTATCTCGTTTACATCGCGGTCAAGCATCTGTTTTTCGAAGGGAAGCAGGAAGGCGAAGACGAAGTCAAACTCGACGAGCATGGCCACCCGATCGTGACGGAAGAAGATACTTCGACGGGCAAGACGTTCGTCGGCGCAGCATTCTGGCCGACTGTTCTAGTCATCGAACTGACCGATATCGCGTTTGCGGTCGACTCCATCCTGGCGGCCATGGCGCTCGCGGGTGGTCATGTCGAAAAGCTGTGGGTCGTTATCACGGGCGGCATCATCGGCGTGGTGTTGATGCGCTTCGCGGCGGCGATCTTCATCAAGCTGCTGGAGAAATTCCCGCGGTTCGAAACGTCGGCGTATCTACTGGTCGTCGTCATCGGCATCAAACTGCTCGCCGACTGGACTGCTAACAGCGACTGGAGCTTTGACAAGCATTTCGCCGACAAGTGGATCGGTGGCGCGAAGCCGACCTTTGTCGCCATTGAAAAATCTCGACGCGAAACAACGCACAACTACGAGCATTGGTTGGAGCAGAGCTATCCGCTGCACATCGTGCCGGAAGAGAAGCGGATCGAGCTCGAAATCGATGCGGCCAAAGCCAAGGACGAGAAGAAAGTGCCCGACCTGGAGAAGAAACTAGCGGACTTTCGCGAGAAGCACATCCCGCACTTGCTCGATTTCCACGATCTCCGTCGGCCAGAATGCTCGTCATTCTGGCTCATCATGGTCTTGTGCTTCTGCTTCGGGTTTTTGCCCGGTAAGAAGCACTAG